The stretch of DNA GCAATGGTGGGAATATTCTTACACTATGTTTTTAGAAACTTACAATTCGCCAGATGTAGATCATGATAAAAAAATATTATTGACTCAATTTTTAAGATCACAAAGCAAAGATGGCGAATCTTGGTATTCCTTAGCTTCACAATTTATCGGTCAAAACATGACCGCTTCTATTCGAGATGCTTTTATTTATGTAGAAAAAAAGGTACTTCATAAAATTGAAAATTTTAAAAATGAATTTCCACTTGTGTACCATATTTGTCATGATAATTTCACACAGAATATTTTAAAAAATGAACTTATAGAATCTAATACTTTGTTGCATACAGGCCATATGGATTCTTATGATGATATTTCACAGAAAAGATCTAACTTTCCACTCGATCCTTCTCAGAGAGAATCTTTGCTGCATTTTCTAAGCACACCAAATGGTTATCCACTTGCTATAAGTGGACCTCCTGGCACTGGAAAAACAAGCATGCTAAAAGGAGTAATTGCAACCTTATGGGTGAATAAAACAATTGAAAGTAATTATCCCCAAAGTCCAATTATTATTGCAACATCTTCCACAAATAATGCTACAAAGAATATTATTGCGAGCTTTTTTGAAATACCTGGCCGTAGTGAAGAGCATATTTTACTAAAACGCTGGATTTCTGGCATTTTTAGCTATGGCTGGTTTTTCCCATCCGAAGGCAAAAAACAAGAATCTCAACAGTTTAACCAATTAATTTTTAGTGAAAACAAACAAAATCCTAAGTTGAATTTTCAAGGAGATGGTGCAGCGAATGAATTAAATATTTCTAAAACAGATTTTGCCAATCGTGAAAAAAGAAACTATTTAAAAATTGTTAATGAATTTTTTGGGCAAAATTTTTCTTTAATGGAAGATTGTATAAGCCATCTTCATAAAAATTTAAAGACACAATGCGAAAATATACTACCAACTTTTTACAAAAATTATAAAGATGCTATTCATATAGTCACATCTTATGACATGACTGAACTTGAAAAAAGTCTTGAAAGAGTTGACACAATTAAAGCTAAAATTAATATTGAAAAAAATAAAAAAGAAGAGAGAGAAGATAATTACAAAGAAAAAATTCATGTTTTAGAAAAGAAAAAAAATTTTCTTTATGATTGGGTAATTAAATATACTAAATTTTTTGAGATAATAAAAAGAAGTAAATATTATAATAATATATTTTTAAAGTATATTATTTTATTATTCGTTTATATCATTAAATCATTCTACTTTATGGTAATTAAAAGAAATATCATTTTACATAAATTTATAAAAGATGAAAAAATAGAGATTATTGTAAGCCCTAAATTAAATGGCATTTTTAAGAATTTTGATAGCTTTATAAACTCTTTAAACTTAAAAATAAGGGAATATGAAAATAATGTTGAAATATTAAATCTTTCTATTTTAAAAAATGACGAAGAATATAATCAATATTTAGAAGAGAAAAATGAAAAAATTAAAAAAGAGTACGATAAATATAAAATTTTAAAAGACTATGAAAATTCAATTCAATATATCATTAATCAAAGTAAAATATATTTACTCTCTAATAATTATCCAAGTCAGATTCAAATAATAGAAGAAAAATTTCAAAATTTATACAAAATGAATGATCTAAATGAAAAAATAAATGCAGTTTATACTGATAAAATATTTGAGTCTTTTCAAGCATTGCTAGATTGTACAATTAGAACTTATAATTTTCATATGACAGCTCGTTATTGGGAAGGTCGCTGGCTTTGTGATGTATTTCCTGAACAGAAAAAAACTCAAAATAATTTTAAATCTTTACTTATAGAAAATTTAAGAACATTTTGCATGATTGCTCCTTGTATTGTTACTACATTTCACATGATGCCAAAGCTTTTTTATGATAAGAAAAATGGAATGCGTTATTCTAATGAAGCTGATTTATTAATTGTCGATGAAGCAGGACAATGCTGCCTTGAAACTTCTATTATTGCATTTTCATTTGCTAAAAAAGCACTTATTGTTGGTGATGTAAAACAATTAGAGCCAGTTTATAATTTAGATAAAGAAGCAGAACATTCTATTGCAAAAACTATGAAATTAACTGAACAGGATAAAGAGAAATTTATTGAAAGAGAAATACTAGCATCCAAAAATAATTTAATGTCATTGCTTCAAACAAAATCTTATTTTACAAAACCTTATTCAAATGGACTAATACTAACAAGGCATTACCGCTGTGTTCCGAATATTATAGAATTTTGTAATGAATTAGTTTATGATGGTGATTTAATCCCTGTTACAAAAAATAAAGATACACTTTTTCCTTCTATGGGATATGCATGTCATTATTTTCAAGCAACTCAATACAAAGGAAGTTGGCAAAACGAAAAAGAATGTTTTGAAATTATTGACTGGCTAAAAGAAAATGAACAAAAAATAATAAATAAATATAATCCTGATGGCATTATAAGAAAACAATTCTATGAACTTGTTGCTATTATTACACCTTATAAATCTCAAGAATTTGTCATAAAAGAATTTATGGAAAAAGAATGGTTTTCTAAAATAAAAGATCCGCTTCAATATAAGTTGTATAAAGAAAACTTTATAATAGGTACAGTCCACTCTTTACAAGGAGCTGAGCGCCCTATTGTTATTTATTCTATGGTAAATCATAAAGAAGA from Silvanigrella paludirubra encodes:
- a CDS encoding AAA domain-containing protein, whose translation is MENRSTSVLTLQYWQNALNFSNIKQLANSNDSIKFIDTTALNSGKFDQKVVENIKFKNFFKDKTKGVVKFILADGSIAYYADTWLIFGYKISQNDLDAILAVPIYINEQGHIIPNLDSKPFLNSNYLEPVDEIYATCPKIGTLNLYEKYQKNRPLPSSYISYDNEIEKKFFSKGELDYKRFPQCEWEQWWEYSYTMFLETYNSPDVDHDKKILLTQFLRSQSKDGESWYSLASQFIGQNMTASIRDAFIYVEKKVLHKIENFKNEFPLVYHICHDNFTQNILKNELIESNTLLHTGHMDSYDDISQKRSNFPLDPSQRESLLHFLSTPNGYPLAISGPPGTGKTSMLKGVIATLWVNKTIESNYPQSPIIIATSSTNNATKNIIASFFEIPGRSEEHILLKRWISGIFSYGWFFPSEGKKQESQQFNQLIFSENKQNPKLNFQGDGAANELNISKTDFANREKRNYLKIVNEFFGQNFSLMEDCISHLHKNLKTQCENILPTFYKNYKDAIHIVTSYDMTELEKSLERVDTIKAKINIEKNKKEEREDNYKEKIHVLEKKKNFLYDWVIKYTKFFEIIKRSKYYNNIFLKYIILLFVYIIKSFYFMVIKRNIILHKFIKDEKIEIIVSPKLNGIFKNFDSFINSLNLKIREYENNVEILNLSILKNDEEYNQYLEEKNEKIKKEYDKYKILKDYENSIQYIINQSKIYLLSNNYPSQIQIIEEKFQNLYKMNDLNEKINAVYTDKIFESFQALLDCTIRTYNFHMTARYWEGRWLCDVFPEQKKTQNNFKSLLIENLRTFCMIAPCIVTTFHMMPKLFYDKKNGMRYSNEADLLIVDEAGQCCLETSIIAFSFAKKALIVGDVKQLEPVYNLDKEAEHSIAKTMKLTEQDKEKFIEREILASKNNLMSLLQTKSYFTKPYSNGLILTRHYRCVPNIIEFCNELVYDGDLIPVTKNKDTLFPSMGYACHYFQATQYKGSWQNEKECFEIIDWLKENEQKIINKYNPDGIIRKQFYELVAIITPYKSQEFVIKEFMEKEWFSKIKDPLQYKLYKENFIIGTVHSLQGAERPIVIYSMVNHKEEGKTVFWDKKTNLLNVAISRAKDCFLVFCHKELLFSEKVLAEKSSKPSVKLGQYLFKNGKQIYPTIAFIVESPNKIETLQKILPREYKVFATGGFFRELDLESHDTMEKSITYPIWKLREDRKYFIDEIRKFVANFGEVILATDNDREGELISWHLKEYLQKELSQNQINYKRIRFDSIDEKSILNSIKNAENKLNKKLIQSALLRHVYDMIYSQFIKYKAKKIIGDNKDHPFLSRNHLSIFKLLQQQKEKSLRSGYTLRVKFTNQLRKKSLFGKIVISNSLLAQQRVFQTSQEAQEYADSISISNWNLSTLYALTKTIHPKTGMTTAETIKRVSRMHGISPEKTMEILQSLYDGSAMIQSSTHNPKSHRFNFGGKY